Proteins encoded within one genomic window of Acidithiobacillus sp. AMEEHan:
- a CDS encoding HAD hydrolase family protein, with amino-acid sequence MMDFSERCARVRLLVLDVDGVLTDGRLLFDAEGRESKSFHVRDGHGIRLLQDCGIEVALITARYSQALAHRARDLGIQRVYQGSVDKIVAYTELLFATQREEEEVAYMGDDLIDLGILGRVGLATAPADAHPEVLVRAHWVAQRPGGMGAVRELSEEILRAQGHWGGIVARALGQV; translated from the coding sequence ATGATGGATTTCAGCGAACGCTGTGCGCGGGTGCGTCTGCTGGTGCTGGATGTCGATGGGGTGCTCACTGATGGCCGTCTGCTTTTCGATGCAGAAGGGCGGGAAAGCAAAAGCTTTCATGTGCGCGATGGGCATGGCATCCGCCTCCTACAGGATTGCGGGATCGAGGTGGCCCTGATCACCGCGCGCTATTCCCAGGCCCTCGCCCATCGTGCCCGTGATCTCGGCATCCAGCGCGTGTACCAGGGGAGTGTCGACAAGATCGTTGCCTACACCGAACTGCTCTTCGCCACCCAAAGGGAAGAGGAAGAAGTCGCTTACATGGGCGATGATCTGATCGATCTCGGTATCCTCGGCCGCGTGGGGCTTGCCACGGCGCCCGCTGATGCGCACCCCGAAGTCCTGGTGCGCGCGCACTGGGTCGCGCAACGCCCAGGTGGCATGGGCGCAGTGCGCGAACTGAGCGAGGAAATCCTGCGTGCCCAGGGGCATTGGGGCGGCATCGTGGCGCGCGCGCTGGGTCAGGTATGA
- the lptC gene encoding LPS export ABC transporter periplasmic protein LptC encodes MNLRLPGLLLLALLGAGLLWLTWPKQPIPFVAVDWHGGIRRGDQAASDVVLREYDAQGQLQLLAHAQDAYHLPEGNQTFLNGLSVERFRRQGNLALQAEHGLLRNGDQELLAWGQVLATLASDNTLRTQRLRYDPKSGVIETQDPVFLVHGRSTLQGVGLWASVKTEQFRLLHQVRGTYVP; translated from the coding sequence ATGAACCTGCGCCTGCCCGGACTCCTGCTTCTCGCCCTGCTGGGCGCAGGACTGTTGTGGCTGACCTGGCCAAAGCAACCCATTCCGTTCGTTGCCGTGGATTGGCATGGTGGCATCCGACGCGGCGATCAGGCCGCAAGCGATGTCGTCCTGCGCGAGTATGACGCGCAGGGACAACTGCAATTACTTGCCCATGCACAGGATGCCTACCATCTGCCCGAGGGCAATCAGACTTTTCTCAACGGTCTTTCGGTGGAGCGCTTCCGCCGTCAGGGGAACCTTGCCCTGCAGGCCGAGCATGGCCTTCTGCGTAACGGCGATCAGGAGCTTTTGGCCTGGGGACAGGTGCTTGCGACTTTGGCGTCCGATAATACCCTGCGTACGCAAAGATTGCGTTATGACCCCAAGAGCGGCGTGATCGAGACCCAGGATCCGGTCTTTCTAGTGCACGGGCGTAGTACCCTGCAAGGGGTAGGGCTATGGGCGTCGGTAAAAACGGAGCAGTTCCGCTTGTTGCATCAGGTGCGAGGAACCTATGTACCGTAA
- the lptA gene encoding lipopolysaccharide transport periplasmic protein LptA: protein MYRKCCFLLLSCLVPLSVSAANAPDAGLGKGPIHISADQLQGQNKPVQEAIYSGDVVMQQGDLVIHAAQLTIHAAAGKVEKAVATGSPVSFTMSSAERHGYGQQLTYEPGSGRIILSGDAHLWQGKNEVSGNQVIYLLQSQQTAVTASPGQRVRSVFYPAKRGGAKP from the coding sequence ATGTACCGTAAATGTTGCTTCCTTCTTCTGTCTTGTCTTGTTCCGCTTTCGGTCAGCGCGGCGAACGCGCCGGATGCGGGACTCGGCAAGGGGCCCATCCACATTTCCGCTGACCAGTTGCAAGGCCAGAACAAACCCGTGCAGGAGGCCATTTACAGCGGTGATGTGGTCATGCAGCAAGGGGATCTCGTCATCCACGCGGCACAGCTCACCATCCACGCCGCCGCCGGTAAGGTAGAGAAAGCGGTAGCCACCGGCAGTCCGGTGAGTTTCACCATGTCCAGTGCCGAGCGCCATGGCTATGGCCAGCAGCTGACCTATGAACCCGGCAGCGGCCGCATCATCCTCAGCGGCGACGCCCACCTTTGGCAGGGGAAAAACGAGGTCAGCGGGAATCAGGTCATCTATCTTTTGCAGAGCCAACAGACGGCGGTGACGGCAAGTCCTGGCCAGCGGGTGCGCTCGGTCTTCTATCCAGCCAAGAGGGGTGGCGCCAAGCCATGA
- the lptB gene encoding LPS export ABC transporter ATP-binding protein → MTSELRAESLVKRFRRRTVVRGVSVEVKAGEVVGLLGPNGAGKTTTFYMMVGLIRPDSGRIYLSGQDISKLPMHQRARLGLGYLPQEPSVFRQLSAADNVLAVLEQLPLSSEERQARLEQLLAELHLQNLRNTRGQSLSGGERRRVEIARTLAMSPRFVLLDEPFAGIDPISVIEIQQLISGLSERGIGVLITDHNVRETLGICQRAYILHDGQVLASGGPQDLIDNPAVREVYLGEQFKI, encoded by the coding sequence ATGACGTCCGAGCTGCGCGCGGAATCCTTGGTCAAACGCTTTCGCCGACGCACCGTGGTGCGCGGGGTGTCGGTGGAGGTGAAGGCCGGCGAGGTGGTGGGTCTCTTGGGACCGAATGGCGCCGGCAAGACCACCACGTTCTATATGATGGTAGGCTTGATCCGCCCCGACAGTGGCCGGATCTACCTCAGTGGCCAGGATATCAGCAAACTCCCCATGCATCAGCGCGCACGACTGGGGCTTGGTTATCTTCCCCAGGAGCCTTCAGTATTCCGTCAGCTCAGCGCCGCCGACAATGTCCTGGCAGTGCTCGAACAGTTGCCTCTCAGCAGCGAAGAACGGCAGGCGCGTCTGGAGCAGCTGCTCGCCGAACTGCATCTGCAAAATCTGCGCAACACCCGCGGACAAAGCCTCTCGGGAGGTGAGCGGCGGCGGGTGGAAATCGCCCGCACCCTGGCCATGAGCCCGCGCTTCGTCCTGCTCGATGAACCCTTCGCCGGCATCGATCCCATCTCGGTGATCGAGATTCAGCAGTTGATTTCCGGCCTGAGTGAGCGCGGTATTGGCGTCCTCATCACCGATCACAACGTGCGTGAAACCTTGGGTATTTGCCAGCGCGCCTATATCCTGCATGATGGTCAGGTGCTGGCCTCGGGCGGCCCGCAAGACCTCATCGACAACCCTGCGGTGCGCGAAGTCTATTTAGGAGAGCAGTTCAAGATCTGA
- a CDS encoding RNA polymerase factor sigma-54 has translation MKQGLELKLGQHLAMTPQLQQAIRLLQLSTLDLQQEVQMMLDSNPLLDEEEGVELAASDASSPAPEERQLDLAAETSLPEELPVDSQWEDVFDMGSSASGSATANEEDLPDFEARNSREQSLQDYLRWQADLTFFQSDDRNLAELIIDAIDDTGYLGAELTELAETSGRPVAELEAILRQIQDFDPPGIAARSLAECLSLQLQQIEEEDDALLLARRIVDEQLELLAKHDYVRLAQALDAREEDLRAAVALIAALNPKPGSEIGAGASEYVIPDVIVRWVGKRLRVELNAEAMPRLRINRHYADLSGGKDAAHRYIQDQLNEARWFIKSLQSRQETILRVATAIVEQQKDFFLHGPEAMRPMVLRDIAEAVEMHESTISRVTNQKFMTTPRGLFEFKYFFSSHVGTDQGGAASATAIRAVILKMVQAEDSRHPLSDAEIAKILAEQGIQIARRTVAKYREAANIPPAGQRRRL, from the coding sequence ATGAAACAAGGACTCGAACTCAAACTCGGCCAACATCTGGCCATGACTCCACAATTGCAGCAGGCGATTCGCCTTCTGCAATTGTCGACCCTGGACCTGCAGCAGGAAGTGCAGATGATGCTCGACAGCAACCCGCTCCTCGATGAAGAGGAAGGCGTGGAGCTGGCGGCGAGCGATGCTTCATCTCCAGCGCCGGAGGAGCGTCAGCTCGATCTCGCGGCGGAGACCAGCCTGCCCGAGGAGCTGCCTGTCGACAGCCAGTGGGAAGATGTGTTCGATATGGGCAGCAGCGCCTCCGGAAGCGCGACGGCCAATGAGGAGGATCTGCCCGATTTCGAGGCGCGCAACAGCCGCGAACAAAGCCTGCAGGACTACCTTCGCTGGCAGGCTGACCTCACCTTTTTCCAGAGTGATGATCGCAATCTGGCCGAGTTGATCATCGATGCCATCGACGATACCGGCTATCTGGGGGCGGAATTGACTGAGTTGGCGGAGACCTCTGGTCGACCTGTGGCGGAGCTGGAAGCGATTCTGCGACAGATCCAGGATTTTGATCCGCCAGGGATCGCTGCCCGCAGTCTGGCAGAGTGCCTCTCCTTGCAGTTGCAGCAGATCGAGGAAGAAGATGATGCCCTGCTGCTCGCCCGCCGCATCGTCGATGAGCAGCTCGAGCTTTTGGCCAAGCATGACTATGTCCGTCTGGCGCAGGCTCTGGATGCGCGCGAGGAGGATTTGCGCGCTGCCGTCGCCCTGATTGCTGCCCTCAATCCCAAACCCGGCAGCGAAATTGGTGCCGGAGCCTCGGAATATGTCATTCCCGATGTCATCGTGCGTTGGGTAGGCAAACGGCTGCGAGTGGAACTGAACGCCGAGGCGATGCCGCGGCTGCGCATCAATCGTCATTACGCTGACCTGTCCGGTGGCAAGGACGCCGCGCACCGATACATCCAGGATCAGCTCAATGAGGCGCGCTGGTTCATCAAAAGTCTGCAAAGCCGGCAAGAAACCATCCTGAGGGTAGCTACGGCGATCGTTGAACAGCAGAAGGACTTTTTCCTGCACGGACCGGAGGCAATGCGTCCCATGGTTCTGCGCGATATTGCCGAGGCTGTGGAGATGCATGAATCGACGATCTCCCGGGTGACCAATCAAAAGTTCATGACCACCCCGCGCGGCTTGTTCGAATTCAAATATTTTTTCTCCAGTCATGTCGGTACGGATCAGGGTGGGGCGGCATCTGCCACCGCCATCCGCGCCGTCATTCTCAAAATGGTTCAGGCGGAGGATAGTCGGCATCCTCTCAGCGATGCGGAAATCGCCAAGATACTTGCCGAGCAGGGCATCCAGATTGCCCGTCGTACGGTCGCCAAGTACCGCGAGGCCGCCAACATCCCGCCAGCCGGCCAGCGCCGCCGCCTGTAG
- the hpf gene encoding ribosome hibernation-promoting factor, HPF/YfiA family, whose protein sequence is MQIHITGQHLDLTEAIKNRVHEKLGRLDHYFDRVIDGRVVLKFLAHEKLSSVAEITVSAPGHDFHAEARDADMYAAIDQLADKIDGQVRQYKERLQRHRSSPVAAVLATESE, encoded by the coding sequence ATGCAAATACACATCACCGGGCAACACCTGGACCTCACCGAGGCCATCAAGAACCGCGTGCACGAAAAACTCGGACGCCTTGACCACTATTTCGATCGCGTCATCGATGGACGGGTCGTGTTGAAGTTTCTCGCCCACGAGAAACTCTCCAGCGTGGCGGAGATTACGGTCAGTGCTCCCGGACACGATTTTCACGCCGAGGCGCGCGATGCCGACATGTACGCCGCCATCGACCAACTGGCCGACAAGATCGACGGTCAGGTGCGTCAGTACAAGGAAAGGCTGCAGCGCCACCGGAGCAGTCCGGTAGCCGCAGTCCTTGCCACAGAAAGCGAATGA
- a CDS encoding PTS sugar transporter subunit IIA — MAALPLPAKAILLDSPAASMTEVLQALAERLSESTGIARQKIYDALMDRETQGSTALGFGVAVPHARLPDLASAAVAALRSRRAVEFAAPDAAGVRIFVAVLVPAGEAMEHLEILSHIAARLTQETARQQLAEVQDVDAFRALLVA, encoded by the coding sequence ATGGCTGCTTTGCCGCTCCCCGCAAAGGCTATTCTTCTCGACAGTCCAGCCGCGAGTATGACGGAGGTCCTGCAGGCCTTAGCCGAGAGGCTCAGTGAGAGCACGGGAATTGCTCGGCAAAAAATTTATGATGCCCTGATGGACCGCGAGACGCAGGGTTCGACGGCACTGGGCTTTGGGGTGGCGGTGCCACACGCGCGTCTGCCGGATCTCGCCAGTGCTGCGGTCGCCGCGTTGCGCAGTCGTAGGGCAGTGGAATTTGCCGCGCCCGATGCGGCAGGCGTGCGTATCTTTGTGGCCGTGCTGGTACCCGCTGGAGAAGCCATGGAGCACCTAGAGATACTTTCCCACATCGCAGCGCGTCTAACGCAGGAAACCGCGCGGCAGCAGCTTGCCGAAGTCCAGGATGTGGATGCCTTTCGCGCCCTGCTAGTCGCCTGA
- the hprK gene encoding HPr(Ser) kinase/phosphatase, with amino-acid sequence MERSVSFSQMASDLAAELGWTILHAAAQTVLRVDPQHSSDGAALVGFLSFIRSHPVQILGQAELDYLQSHPEQIYLVRTLRVLILTEGVQPASDWLASLMDQGVGILVSALPARRILVRVQQYLQRELAPRCLLHGVLVDVLGVGILLQGEAGIGKSELALELVSRHHRLIADDSVLCIREAPGVITGHCPAALQGFMEVRGLGIINIRHLFGAASVIDSKRLRLVVEIRDMTEMELADVDRLQGQVDYWDILGVPFPRLRLPVSAARNLAVLVEAAARAQYLREAGMDMVALFDQQTRAVGHNL; translated from the coding sequence ATGGAGCGCAGCGTAAGTTTTTCCCAGATGGCTTCCGATCTGGCCGCCGAACTTGGCTGGACGATCCTGCACGCGGCCGCGCAAACAGTGCTGCGAGTCGACCCGCAGCATAGTAGTGATGGTGCGGCGCTGGTGGGTTTTCTCAGTTTCATTCGCTCGCACCCGGTGCAGATCTTGGGGCAGGCAGAACTGGACTACCTGCAGAGTCATCCCGAGCAGATCTATCTGGTGAGGACATTGCGCGTCCTCATTCTTACGGAAGGGGTACAGCCAGCGTCGGATTGGCTGGCGAGCTTGATGGACCAAGGCGTGGGTATCCTCGTCTCGGCGCTTCCTGCGCGGCGAATCTTGGTGCGTGTGCAGCAATATCTGCAACGCGAGTTGGCGCCGCGCTGTCTGCTGCACGGGGTGTTGGTTGACGTGCTCGGGGTGGGGATCCTCCTTCAGGGGGAGGCCGGAATCGGCAAGTCCGAGCTGGCCCTGGAGCTGGTGAGTCGCCATCACCGCCTCATCGCCGACGACAGTGTGCTGTGCATTCGCGAAGCGCCGGGGGTGATCACCGGCCATTGTCCCGCGGCCCTGCAGGGTTTCATGGAGGTGCGTGGGCTGGGGATCATCAATATCCGCCACCTCTTTGGTGCCGCCTCCGTGATCGATTCCAAGCGTCTGCGCTTGGTGGTCGAGATTCGTGACATGACGGAAATGGAACTGGCCGACGTCGATCGTTTGCAGGGCCAGGTGGACTACTGGGATATCCTCGGAGTGCCCTTTCCACGCCTGCGTTTGCCGGTCAGTGCTGCACGCAATCTGGCGGTACTGGTAGAAGCGGCGGCACGAGCGCAGTACCTGCGAGAGGCCGGAATGGATATGGTGGCGCTTTTCGATCAACAAACCCGCGCTGTGGGCCACAATTTATGA
- the rapZ gene encoding RNase adapter RapZ: MSGAGDFVIITGLSGSGKTTVLQALEDLGYFCVDNLPATLLGSLLQELTHHQLAPLRVAVSIDVRNRTFLDALPEALQQIPQECGLQPRILFLDADEETLLRRYSETRRRHPLSDQAEIAPGAALHQVLSRERVLLAPLARLADRVLDTSQVHSHSLRLRVQAWAQVARAQRLIVLLQSFAFRNGVPADSDFVFDLRALPNPHYEPELRSLTGRDTAVRDFLDLQEAVQRARSSLEAFLQEWLPPFARDHRNYVTISLGCTGGKHRSVYMVESLARSFARDGQEILVEHRELDIQERYS; this comes from the coding sequence ATGAGCGGCGCTGGTGATTTTGTCATCATTACGGGTCTGTCCGGTTCCGGTAAGACGACTGTCTTGCAGGCGCTCGAGGACCTTGGCTATTTCTGTGTCGACAATCTGCCTGCCACCCTCCTGGGTTCCTTGTTGCAGGAATTGACGCACCACCAGCTGGCTCCCCTGCGTGTTGCCGTGAGTATCGATGTGCGCAATCGCACCTTTCTCGACGCACTGCCCGAAGCATTACAGCAGATACCGCAGGAATGCGGCCTGCAACCGCGCATACTCTTTCTCGATGCGGATGAAGAAACGCTGTTACGCCGGTACAGCGAGACTCGCCGCCGCCATCCCCTCAGTGACCAGGCAGAGATAGCACCGGGCGCCGCACTGCATCAGGTGTTATCGCGTGAGCGCGTCCTGCTGGCTCCTTTGGCACGCCTTGCCGACCGTGTGCTGGATACCTCGCAGGTGCACAGCCACTCGTTGCGGCTACGTGTGCAGGCCTGGGCCCAGGTGGCACGGGCTCAGCGCCTGATCGTGCTGCTCCAATCTTTTGCTTTCCGCAACGGGGTACCTGCCGATTCCGATTTTGTCTTCGACCTACGCGCCTTGCCCAATCCCCATTACGAGCCCGAACTGCGGTCTTTGACCGGGCGCGACACCGCCGTGCGGGATTTCCTTGATCTTCAGGAGGCCGTACAAAGGGCGCGGAGCAGTCTGGAGGCCTTTCTGCAGGAGTGGCTTCCCCCTTTTGCCCGTGACCACCGAAACTATGTCACCATTTCCCTGGGCTGCACCGGTGGCAAACATCGTAGCGTCTATATGGTCGAATCCTTGGCGAGATCCTTTGCACGTGATGGGCAGGAGATTTTGGTCGAGCATCGCGAGCTCGATATTCAGGAGCGGTATTCTTGA
- the tal gene encoding transaldolase — translation MADLRAVHTRLGQSLWLDNLSRTLIHDGILARYIAEDGVSGVTSNPSIFQKAIHESPYYQEDLLRPAESAERLYEEMVKVDLQMACDLLHATHVATQGDDGWVSWEESPRLAMDEAATVAEAERLRGIVQRENLLIKVPATAAGIAALRTLISRGISVNVTLMFGLQHVRQVFAAYQEGLSAWIDAGGEAGRVKAVASLFLSRVDTLVDQQLETIGTDAALRLRGKAAVALAKKAYAVYRETFHGQGFSRLKAAGGRPQYLLWASTSTKNPAYSDLLYVEPLMGPETINTLPDATLAKLREHGKLADTLSQGLAEVEKTLADLAALGIDLDGQVAPQLQKEGLEAFSTSFEAMLEEVEKRRA, via the coding sequence ATGGCAGATTTACGTGCAGTGCATACACGCCTGGGGCAGAGTCTATGGCTCGACAATCTCTCTCGTACTCTGATTCACGACGGCATTCTGGCCCGTTATATTGCTGAAGACGGAGTTTCCGGAGTGACCTCCAACCCCAGTATTTTCCAGAAGGCCATTCACGAGAGCCCATATTATCAAGAGGATTTGCTGCGTCCGGCAGAGTCGGCCGAGCGCCTTTACGAAGAAATGGTCAAGGTCGATCTGCAAATGGCCTGCGATCTTCTGCACGCCACCCATGTCGCCACCCAAGGCGATGATGGTTGGGTAAGTTGGGAGGAGTCCCCGCGACTGGCCATGGATGAGGCCGCCACCGTTGCCGAGGCGGAGCGTTTGCGCGGCATCGTCCAGCGCGAAAATCTCCTGATCAAGGTGCCGGCGACCGCCGCTGGTATTGCCGCGCTGCGCACCCTCATCAGTCGCGGTATTTCCGTCAATGTGACGTTGATGTTTGGCCTGCAGCACGTACGCCAGGTATTCGCTGCCTATCAGGAAGGTCTCTCGGCCTGGATCGACGCTGGTGGCGAGGCTGGACGGGTGAAGGCCGTAGCCAGCCTTTTCCTGTCTCGCGTCGATACCCTGGTAGATCAGCAGCTGGAAACAATCGGCACGGATGCGGCATTGCGGCTGCGGGGCAAGGCCGCGGTGGCACTGGCCAAGAAGGCCTACGCGGTGTATCGGGAGACCTTTCACGGCCAAGGCTTTTCTCGCCTCAAGGCGGCAGGCGGGCGGCCACAGTATCTGCTTTGGGCCAGCACCAGCACCAAAAATCCGGCCTATTCCGATCTGCTCTATGTCGAACCATTGATGGGTCCGGAGACCATCAATACCCTGCCCGATGCGACTCTGGCCAAATTGCGGGAACACGGAAAGCTGGCAGATACCCTGTCTCAGGGCCTTGCTGAGGTGGAGAAGACGCTGGCCGATCTCGCTGCCCTCGGGATCGACCTCGACGGGCAAGTCGCGCCTCAACTGCAGAAGGAGGGCTTGGAGGCCTTCTCCACTTCCTTCGAGGCGATGCTGGAGGAGGTGGAGAAGCGCCGCGCCTAG
- a CDS encoding enoyl-ACP reductase: MGFLQNKQALVVGVANERSICWGIAQAMAREGAEVLLTYQSERTKSRVEDLAAQIQAPSPLALDLMDEAQVRAVVNDLQQRWGGVDIAIHGAAFAPKEELSGNYADVTTREGFRIAHEVSSYSFTAMAQALRPLLQGRHGALLSLSYLGAERAMANYNVMGLAKASLEAGVRYLAHALGPEGIRVNAISAGPIRTLAASGISEFRSILDHYAAHAPLRRNVTQEEVGNVAAFLCSDLASGITGEITYVDAGYNIVGF; encoded by the coding sequence ATGGGTTTTTTACAGAATAAACAGGCTTTGGTAGTCGGCGTTGCCAACGAGCGCTCCATTTGCTGGGGAATCGCCCAGGCGATGGCGCGGGAGGGGGCAGAAGTCCTGTTGACCTACCAGAGCGAGCGCACCAAAAGCCGGGTGGAAGACCTGGCGGCGCAGATCCAGGCGCCGTCCCCTCTGGCCTTGGATCTGATGGACGAGGCGCAGGTGCGTGCCGTCGTCAACGACCTCCAGCAACGCTGGGGTGGGGTGGACATTGCCATCCATGGCGCTGCCTTCGCACCCAAGGAAGAGCTGTCCGGCAACTACGCCGACGTCACCACCCGCGAGGGCTTCCGCATTGCCCATGAAGTGTCGTCCTACAGCTTTACCGCCATGGCACAGGCCCTGCGCCCCTTGCTGCAAGGACGCCACGGCGCCCTCCTCTCGCTCAGCTATCTGGGCGCCGAACGGGCGATGGCCAATTACAATGTCATGGGACTGGCCAAGGCCAGCCTGGAGGCAGGTGTACGTTATTTGGCGCACGCCCTAGGGCCCGAAGGGATCCGGGTAAACGCCATTTCTGCTGGGCCCATCCGCACCCTGGCAGCCAGCGGCATCAGCGAATTTCGCAGCATCCTCGACCACTATGCCGCGCATGCTCCGCTACGGCGCAACGTGACACAAGAGGAAGTCGGCAATGTCGCCGCCTTCCTCTGCTCGGATCTCGCATCTGGCATTACCGGCGAAATCACCTACGTCGACGCCGGCTACAACATCGTCGGCTTCTAG
- a CDS encoding LysM peptidoglycan-binding domain-containing protein: MRKSVIVLSTSCALLASPLAWASNSAATAPANNDPSESLSQLIAKLQSSGPAGQDPSTDAQETAPETVSDSSQLLQEFHNLQHSDVALQNAQESIWTDLVDGFRISDVSRPRVAKWRSWFLQHQGKLEEILHNSRPFLYYVANAVHERGLPMELALLPAIESGYNPKAYSPAAAAGLWQFIPGTARNFGLQNTRWGDPRLSLTASTNAALDYLSYLYNYFGGNWLLAIAAYNAGQGTVSAAIQQNVAAGEPTDFWDLNLPNQTENYVAELLGLAQVIQNAQAYHIALPSIPNTAHIALVNTPRRVNLQVAAQLMDVSVTELQRLNAGLSYGVAPAGYSLVVPKDKAKTLRTALLQMPEMETPTPAPAATPAPAIAVQTARPTPAVHYTSVRPGETLSQLALRTGVSVRDLERWNHLRSGRFLQVGQRLVIYGGKPMAVASGYAPRSITVRPGESLWQLAQRADVSVSALASANDISTRSVIHPGQKLQLPGAHLQEATYTVAQSGGSIRVRPGETLWQIAQRAGVSVAAIASYNGLHSKSILHPGQVLRLPARGTEVAALSPQQERLATAPHATTYVVRPGDTVWQIAEQFHVSPHAVVQWNRLASASDLQPGKHLTIFLR; the protein is encoded by the coding sequence ATGCGAAAGTCGGTCATCGTCCTATCCACGAGCTGCGCGCTACTGGCGTCACCGCTCGCTTGGGCCAGCAACAGTGCGGCCACCGCACCAGCCAACAACGATCCGTCAGAATCCCTTTCCCAGTTGATCGCCAAGCTGCAAAGCAGCGGTCCAGCCGGGCAAGACCCCAGCACGGATGCGCAGGAAACCGCCCCGGAGACTGTCAGCGACAGCTCGCAGCTTCTGCAGGAATTTCACAACCTACAGCACAGCGACGTGGCGCTACAAAATGCGCAGGAGAGCATCTGGACTGATCTAGTGGACGGTTTCCGCATCAGCGATGTCTCCCGACCGCGGGTAGCCAAGTGGCGTAGTTGGTTCCTGCAGCATCAGGGCAAGCTGGAGGAGATCCTCCACAACTCCCGTCCCTTCTTGTACTACGTGGCCAACGCGGTGCACGAGCGGGGCCTGCCCATGGAGCTGGCGTTGCTGCCAGCCATCGAGAGCGGCTACAACCCGAAGGCATATTCTCCGGCAGCCGCGGCAGGGCTCTGGCAGTTCATTCCCGGCACGGCAAGGAATTTTGGTTTGCAGAACACCCGCTGGGGCGACCCCCGCCTCAGCCTAACGGCCTCCACCAATGCCGCCCTTGATTATCTCTCCTATCTCTACAATTACTTTGGCGGCAACTGGTTGCTTGCCATCGCCGCCTATAATGCCGGTCAGGGGACTGTCTCGGCGGCCATACAGCAGAATGTCGCTGCGGGGGAACCTACCGACTTCTGGGACCTGAACCTGCCGAACCAGACGGAAAACTACGTTGCCGAGCTACTCGGGCTGGCACAAGTGATTCAGAATGCGCAGGCTTACCACATTGCCCTGCCAAGCATCCCCAACACCGCGCATATTGCCTTGGTGAATACACCGCGGCGGGTCAATTTGCAGGTTGCTGCGCAGTTGATGGACGTCTCGGTGACGGAGCTGCAGCGTCTGAACGCCGGCCTCAGTTACGGGGTAGCGCCGGCCGGCTACTCGCTGGTCGTCCCCAAAGACAAAGCGAAAACCCTGCGCACCGCCTTACTGCAGATGCCGGAAATGGAAACTCCGACGCCCGCTCCGGCAGCCACCCCAGCACCAGCCATCGCCGTACAGACTGCCCGGCCTACTCCCGCCGTGCATTACACCTCCGTACGTCCCGGCGAAACCCTGTCCCAGCTTGCCCTCCGGACTGGCGTTTCCGTACGTGATCTCGAGCGCTGGAATCATTTGCGGTCGGGTCGCTTCCTGCAGGTGGGGCAACGACTCGTCATCTATGGCGGCAAGCCCATGGCCGTCGCCAGCGGGTATGCGCCGCGCAGCATCACCGTGCGTCCCGGCGAGAGCCTCTGGCAGCTGGCGCAGCGCGCCGATGTCAGCGTAAGCGCCCTGGCCAGCGCCAACGACATAAGCACGCGCAGCGTCATCCACCCCGGACAGAAGCTGCAGTTGCCTGGCGCTCACTTGCAGGAGGCCACCTATACCGTTGCCCAAAGCGGCGGTAGCATTCGCGTGCGACCCGGCGAAACCCTCTGGCAGATTGCGCAGCGCGCCGGTGTGAGTGTAGCGGCTATTGCCTCCTACAACGGTTTGCACAGCAAGAGCATATTGCATCCCGGACAGGTGCTGCGCCTACCCGCCCGCGGGACGGAGGTGGCTGCGTTGAGTCCACAGCAAGAACGGCTGGCCACTGCGCCCCATGCCACCACCTACGTCGTCCGCCCCGGCGACACCGTCTGGCAGATTGCAGAGCAATTCCATGTTTCACCCCATGCCGTGGTGCAATGGAACCGTTTGGCCTCGGCCAGCGACCTGCAGCCCGGCAAGCATCTAACCATTTTCCTGCGTTGA